A DNA window from Maribellus comscasis contains the following coding sequences:
- a CDS encoding BF3164 family lipoprotein: MKKYFIYSVLLLLVNSCNTDKASTPERRELKSDKKLLEEIISPDFLTRVNDNLIISSSNSKSDTMLYIYSLPDLKYVAGAVKKGSGPGEMRMFPMFCESSNRALYVWGYGPQTIKKFDINKKGELKFLDLIKLPRYEAFNNMHILNDSLFIYYLPDNLKIVKVDLKRNKYLDEIQMEKDAHNESFFYSNRGTIAVNDSFLVFAYLFKKQINIYRVNDFKLKKEIIGDYEYREPVAGDSDTPVYYTQIIAGERFLYALCKENKSNGVFMEVYNFDGLIVREFTFDITPNLFAVDENNKTIYGYGYDDRFEPYLLKFKY, encoded by the coding sequence GTGAAAAAGTACTTTATTTACAGTGTCTTATTACTGCTTGTTAATTCTTGTAACACGGATAAAGCGTCCACTCCAGAAAGAAGAGAACTGAAATCGGATAAAAAATTGCTGGAAGAAATCATTTCGCCTGATTTTCTGACAAGGGTGAATGATAATTTGATTATATCCAGCAGCAATAGCAAGTCAGACACGATGTTATACATCTATTCATTACCCGATTTAAAATATGTAGCCGGCGCAGTAAAAAAAGGCTCCGGGCCCGGAGAGATGCGAATGTTTCCAATGTTTTGTGAATCATCAAATCGGGCACTTTATGTTTGGGGCTATGGTCCGCAGACAATCAAAAAGTTTGACATAAATAAAAAAGGAGAATTGAAGTTTCTTGACTTGATAAAGTTGCCCCGCTATGAAGCGTTTAATAACATGCACATTTTAAATGATTCTCTTTTTATTTATTATCTGCCGGACAATTTAAAAATTGTAAAGGTCGATTTAAAACGCAATAAATATTTGGACGAAATTCAGATGGAAAAAGATGCTCATAATGAATCTTTTTTTTACAGCAACAGAGGCACAATTGCTGTAAACGATTCTTTTTTGGTATTTGCCTATTTGTTTAAAAAGCAAATTAATATCTATAGGGTAAACGATTTCAAATTAAAAAAGGAAATTATTGGAGACTACGAATACCGAGAGCCAGTGGCAGGCGATTCTGATACACCGGTATACTATACTCAAATTATCGCAGGTGAGCGTTTCCTTTATGCTCTGTGCAAGGAGAACAAGAGTAATGGTGTTTTTATGGAAGTATATAATTTCGACGGCTTAATTGTTCGAGAATTTACATTTGATATAACACCCAACCTATTCGCAGTTGACGAAAACAATAAAACAATATACGGGTATGGTTATGATGACCGGTTTGAACCCTATTTGCTTAAATTCAAATATTAA
- the rnhA gene encoding ribonuclease HI → MAVPKITIYTDGAARGNPGPGGYGIVLISGQHRKELSQGYKRTTNNRMELLAVITALEALKVARSDVTIYTDSKYVADAVEKGWVFNWVKKRFKGKKNPDLWMRFLEIYKKHRVKFIWVKGHANNPLNERCDELAVEASMEPNLLEDKGYQPE, encoded by the coding sequence ATGGCCGTACCAAAAATTACAATATATACTGATGGCGCAGCCCGCGGAAATCCAGGACCGGGAGGTTACGGAATTGTATTAATTTCGGGACAACACCGGAAGGAGCTTTCACAGGGATACAAACGAACCACCAATAATCGAATGGAGTTGCTGGCTGTAATCACGGCTTTGGAGGCGTTGAAAGTTGCGAGAAGCGACGTAACTATTTACACTGATTCAAAATATGTAGCCGATGCCGTTGAAAAAGGCTGGGTGTTCAACTGGGTAAAAAAACGCTTTAAAGGGAAAAAAAATCCCGACCTGTGGATGCGTTTTCTTGAAATTTATAAAAAACACCGCGTAAAATTTATTTGGGTAAAAGGCCACGCCAATAACCCGTTAAACGAACGTTGCGATGAACTGGCAGTAGAAGCATCGATGGAGCCTAATCTTCTGGAAGACAAGGGGTATCAACCGGAATAA